One part of the Vicia villosa cultivar HV-30 ecotype Madison, WI linkage group LG6, Vvil1.0, whole genome shotgun sequence genome encodes these proteins:
- the LOC131613677 gene encoding uncharacterized protein LOC131613677, giving the protein MAEQTKFIAEGGLSHRPPLFNGNNMWSIIETGNFTPMIAPTDTAPAAPKPQASWTPEEKNQVLLNSKAQFILSCALSREEYDRIEECSTAKEIWDKLEIHHEGTSHVKEERIDMGVRKFETVEMQEDETIDEMLSKFTIIINELRSLGKTYSPHERIRKLLRCLPKVWRPMVTAITQAKDLTSLPVEELVGSLRAHECI; this is encoded by the exons ATGGCTGAACAAACAAAATTCATTGCTGAAGGAGGATTGTCCCACAGACCTCCACTTTTCAACGGAA ATAATATGTGGTCCATCATTGAAACAGGAAACTTCACTCCAATGATTGCTCCCACTGACACTGCTCCTGCTGCCCCAAAACCTCAAGCGTCATGGACTCCTGAAGAGAAAAACCAGGTACTCTTAAACTCAAAAGctcaatttattttatcatgtgcTCTTAGCAGAGAAGAATACGATAGAATTGAAGAATGTAGCACTGCCAAAGAAATCTGGGACAAACTTGAAATTCACCATGAAGGAACAAGTCATGTTAAAGAAGAAAGAATAGATATGGGAGTAAGAAAATTTGAAACAGTTGAAATGCAAGAAGATGAAACCATAGACGAAATGTTATCCAAGTTtacaattattattaatgaattaaGATCTCTTGGAAAAACTTACTCTCCTCATGAGAGGATAAGAAAATTACTTAGATGTCTTCCTAAAGTATGGAGACCAATGGTCACTGCTATTACTCAAGCTAAAGATCTGACAAGTCTACCAGTTGAGGAACTTGTTGGTTCTCTTCGTGCTCATGAATGTATCTAG